One Bombus vancouverensis nearcticus chromosome 7, iyBomVanc1_principal, whole genome shotgun sequence DNA window includes the following coding sequences:
- the LOC117156056 gene encoding FGFR1 oncogene partner 2 homolog encodes MSLTFQQIILDAKKLVIRISDHENTADNLISEIESVCGQIANMKQYQEEVEILNTEAKQRPHIQLISGIQREIKHLQELQAENKELKKALEDHHHALELIMSKYRQQTASLLRLCKTDLSTLHNAKYANIITNQAEKINEMAAVMKTAVALDEENEMKEKEVYSTLKEENTTLREIVNIANKYCTLNKETEVDSKTVQTDPVVC; translated from the exons ATGTCATTAACTTTTCAACAAATCATATTGGATGCTAAAAAATTAGTGATTAGAATATCAGATCATGAAAATACAGCAGATAATTTAATAAGCGAAATAGAATCAGTTTGTGGTCAAATTGCTAATATGAAGCAG TATCAAGAAGAAGTAGAGATCCTTAACACTGAAGCAAAACAGAGGCCACATATACAGTTAATCTCGGGAATACAGAGAGAAATCAAGCACTTGCAAGAATTACAAGCTGAAAATAAGGAATTGAAAAAGGCATTAGAAGACCATCACCATGCTCTTGAATTAATTATGTCTAAATACAGGCAACAGACAGCATCTTTATTGCGTCTCTGCAAAACAGATCTTTCTACATTACATAATGCGAAATATGCCAAC ATAATTACTAATCAAGCAGAAAAGATTAATGAAATGGCAGCAGTAATGAAAACTGCAGTTGCTTTGGACgaagaaaatgaaatgaaagagaaagaggtaTATAGTActttaaaagaagaaaatactaCCTTGCGAGAAATAGTTAATATTGCAAATAAGTATTGCACCCTAAATAAGGAAACTGAAGTAGATAGTAAGACTGTACAAACTGACCCAGTAGTATGCTGA
- the MFS9 gene encoding major facilitator superfamily transporter 9 isoform X1, which produces MPWEYVNRMPMDTDVLERLILYSDQETMERKKSSVESVKDTEYGTVKYEDELIPSWKFWKKRRYVVGVLAFFGFFTSYILRVNLSVAIVAMTAKVHKIDKNGTEYFEQEFDWDSKTQGLVLSSFFYGYISTQLLGGWLGARIGGKRVFGIGIATTAFLTIITPPLARMSVYILVALRIVEGICEGVTYPCIHAIWAQWAPPLERSKLATLAFSGSFFGTVFAMPVAGLMAEHLGWASVFYVFGAAGLVWFFYWWIIVKDKPEDDTSISEAELEYIKSSLGNANKEEKITHPWKAMLTSPPVWAIVAAHFSENWGFYTMLTQLPTFMNDVLDFKLDKTGYLSALPYLAMTLVVQFSGHLADYLRTEKILSTTQVRKLFNCGAFVFQTIFMTCTGFILTPTGVVICITIAVGLGGFAWSGFGVNHLDIAPKHASVLMGIGNTVATLPGVVSPIITGYIVQNKSAAEWRIVFIIAGAVYLIGAVIYGLYASGEKQSWAERSDEESKRSYDNPAMEIDNL; this is translated from the exons ATGCCTTGGGAATATGTCAATAGAATGCCTATGGATACTGATGTGCttgaaagattaattttatattcGGATCAG GAAACGATGGAGAGAAAGAAATCCTCGGTTGAGTCTGTCAAGGATACAGAATACGGAAC CGTCAAATACGAAGATGAACTCATACCATCCTGGAAGTTTTGGAAAAAAAGACGATACGTAGTTGGAGTATTAGCATTTTTTGGATTTTTTACGTCCTACATTCTTCGTGTAAATTTAAGCGTAGCCATTGTCGCAATGACCGCGAAGGTTCACAAAATCGATAAAAATGGAACCGAATATTTT GAACAAGAATTCGACTGGGATTCGAAAACACAAGGGCTGGTTTTAAGTTCCTTTTTCTACGGATACATAAGTACTCAATTACTGGGAGGATGGCTTGGCGCACGTATTGGCGGAAAAAGAGTTTTTGGTATTGGAATCGCCACTACAGCTTTTCTTACAATTATCACACCACCCCTAGCCAGAATGAGCGTTTACATTTTGGTTGCTTTGCGAATAGTGGAAGGAATTTGCGAG GGTGTAACATATCCTTGCATACATGCAATATGGGCACAGTGGGCACCTCCCTTGGAAAGATCAAAATTAGCGACTCTTGCATTCTCCGGAAGTTTCTTTGGAACTGTATTTGCTATGCCGGTTGCCGGTTTAATGGCTGAACACCTTGGCTGGGCTTCTGTTTTTTACGTTTTTGGAGCAGCAGGTCTTGTTTGGTTTTTTTACTGGTGGATAATCGTGAAGGATAAACCGGAGGACGATACATCTATTTCTGAAGCTGAACTTGAATATATTAAAAGTAGCCTTGGAAATGCGAATAAAGAAGAG aaaattaCACATCCATGGAAAGCTATGCTCACATCTCCACCAGTTTGGGCAATCGTTGCAGCTCATTTTAGCGAAAATTGGGGTTTTTACACCATGCTTACTCAGTTACCGACATTTATGAATG ATGTACTGGATTTCAAATTGGATAAAACTGGATATTTATCTGCACTACCGTATCTAGCTATGACTCTCGTTGTTCAATTTTCTGGACACTTAGCAGATTATCTCAGAACAGAGAAAATCCTATCGACTACGCAG gtGCGTAAGTTATTTAATTGCGGAGCTTTTGTATTTCAAACGATATTCATGACTTGTACAGGTTTTATCTTAACGCCAACGGGGGTGGTTATTTGTATCACTATAGCAGTTGGCCTTGGTGGCTTTGCTTGGTCCGGCTTTGG aGTAAATCATTTGGATATTGCTCCTAAGCATGCCAGTGTGCTTATGGGAATAGGAAATACTGTTGCTACCTTACCTGGAGTTGTGAGCCCTATTATTACTGGATATATTGTCCAAAATAAA AGTGCTGCAGAATGGAGGATAGTTTTTATTATTGCTGGTGCAGTTTATTTGATAGGAGCTGTGATATATGGTTTATACGCATCTGGTGAAAAACAAAGTTGGGCAGAAAGAAGTGATGAAGAATCAAAGAGATCTTATGATAATCCAGCAATGGAAATAGATAATTTGTAG
- the MFS9 gene encoding major facilitator superfamily transporter 9 isoform X2, translating into MERKKSSVESVKDTEYGTVKYEDELIPSWKFWKKRRYVVGVLAFFGFFTSYILRVNLSVAIVAMTAKVHKIDKNGTEYFEQEFDWDSKTQGLVLSSFFYGYISTQLLGGWLGARIGGKRVFGIGIATTAFLTIITPPLARMSVYILVALRIVEGICEGVTYPCIHAIWAQWAPPLERSKLATLAFSGSFFGTVFAMPVAGLMAEHLGWASVFYVFGAAGLVWFFYWWIIVKDKPEDDTSISEAELEYIKSSLGNANKEEKITHPWKAMLTSPPVWAIVAAHFSENWGFYTMLTQLPTFMNDVLDFKLDKTGYLSALPYLAMTLVVQFSGHLADYLRTEKILSTTQVRKLFNCGAFVFQTIFMTCTGFILTPTGVVICITIAVGLGGFAWSGFGVNHLDIAPKHASVLMGIGNTVATLPGVVSPIITGYIVQNKSAAEWRIVFIIAGAVYLIGAVIYGLYASGEKQSWAERSDEESKRSYDNPAMEIDNL; encoded by the exons ATGGAGAGAAAGAAATCCTCGGTTGAGTCTGTCAAGGATACAGAATACGGAAC CGTCAAATACGAAGATGAACTCATACCATCCTGGAAGTTTTGGAAAAAAAGACGATACGTAGTTGGAGTATTAGCATTTTTTGGATTTTTTACGTCCTACATTCTTCGTGTAAATTTAAGCGTAGCCATTGTCGCAATGACCGCGAAGGTTCACAAAATCGATAAAAATGGAACCGAATATTTT GAACAAGAATTCGACTGGGATTCGAAAACACAAGGGCTGGTTTTAAGTTCCTTTTTCTACGGATACATAAGTACTCAATTACTGGGAGGATGGCTTGGCGCACGTATTGGCGGAAAAAGAGTTTTTGGTATTGGAATCGCCACTACAGCTTTTCTTACAATTATCACACCACCCCTAGCCAGAATGAGCGTTTACATTTTGGTTGCTTTGCGAATAGTGGAAGGAATTTGCGAG GGTGTAACATATCCTTGCATACATGCAATATGGGCACAGTGGGCACCTCCCTTGGAAAGATCAAAATTAGCGACTCTTGCATTCTCCGGAAGTTTCTTTGGAACTGTATTTGCTATGCCGGTTGCCGGTTTAATGGCTGAACACCTTGGCTGGGCTTCTGTTTTTTACGTTTTTGGAGCAGCAGGTCTTGTTTGGTTTTTTTACTGGTGGATAATCGTGAAGGATAAACCGGAGGACGATACATCTATTTCTGAAGCTGAACTTGAATATATTAAAAGTAGCCTTGGAAATGCGAATAAAGAAGAG aaaattaCACATCCATGGAAAGCTATGCTCACATCTCCACCAGTTTGGGCAATCGTTGCAGCTCATTTTAGCGAAAATTGGGGTTTTTACACCATGCTTACTCAGTTACCGACATTTATGAATG ATGTACTGGATTTCAAATTGGATAAAACTGGATATTTATCTGCACTACCGTATCTAGCTATGACTCTCGTTGTTCAATTTTCTGGACACTTAGCAGATTATCTCAGAACAGAGAAAATCCTATCGACTACGCAG gtGCGTAAGTTATTTAATTGCGGAGCTTTTGTATTTCAAACGATATTCATGACTTGTACAGGTTTTATCTTAACGCCAACGGGGGTGGTTATTTGTATCACTATAGCAGTTGGCCTTGGTGGCTTTGCTTGGTCCGGCTTTGG aGTAAATCATTTGGATATTGCTCCTAAGCATGCCAGTGTGCTTATGGGAATAGGAAATACTGTTGCTACCTTACCTGGAGTTGTGAGCCCTATTATTACTGGATATATTGTCCAAAATAAA AGTGCTGCAGAATGGAGGATAGTTTTTATTATTGCTGGTGCAGTTTATTTGATAGGAGCTGTGATATATGGTTTATACGCATCTGGTGAAAAACAAAGTTGGGCAGAAAGAAGTGATGAAGAATCAAAGAGATCTTATGATAATCCAGCAATGGAAATAGATAATTTGTAG